Proteins encoded in a region of the Elaeis guineensis isolate ETL-2024a chromosome 7, EG11, whole genome shotgun sequence genome:
- the LOC140859472 gene encoding LOW QUALITY PROTEIN: uncharacterized protein (The sequence of the model RefSeq protein was modified relative to this genomic sequence to represent the inferred CDS: inserted 3 bases in 3 codons), whose translation MAHPSKFVSVNLNKSYGQPSSSSVAGHGRPRSGSGGMVVLSRSRSSASVGQKTTPRLAVPAPLNLPSLRKEHERFEPSSSGTTAGHGSSGLRSASGPSSMGWSKPALSPAFQDKEVGAGGQGQSGRSVMMGDQRAGSPYMPPSSRPAGQPVPVSPALGFSEKAVILRGEDFPSLQATAMSVPKQKEALNQKQRQKQVGEQHLERGAERFESQVALEMRPQMRSSRAIAHTVLDGDGGLSRPAGGSEHSRKQDRYLPGLLPLVRLQHTSDWADDERDTGLSIPERDRDRGNSRLESVQVHGLYDGRGPRDTEPGGASSRELFRGDSFGRDVVPSNKEGRDVGSWRTPLQQRDRLGTQESGVDGDRADVRPFSTSRQMGRETNNGRSHFGNDSRDGGTLDSWYARKDLGSGINSQNGRSSVAEAFSGKGAVQNTRGWQGDFPSSWNRGNSFQNNLILKSSFSPGGKGLSLNDPVRNPGREKRLAVNSGKPYVDDAGFDSRDPFSGGIGDVNVKLFKRKKDTPNQADFHDPVRESFEAELERILRMQEQERERVMXQQARALELARKEEEERERLAREEEERRRLLEEEAREAARRAEQERLEAVRRAEEQRIVREEEKRRILMEEERRKEAARQKLLELEARIARRRAETNAKDDRLPSVAADERLPGLVKERDAPRVADVGDWEEGERMVERITSSASSDSSSMNRYFDPGSRPFSLRDGNPAFTDRGKHAYHWNSGNSSPLPFHNQENIYRSSKRDAFGSRRGFPKKELHGGPGIMSVRPSSKGGNVEHSQMQDDFRHERGQQWSSSRDGDHFNRNSDVDADFLDNDKXGDVGWGPGNSHGHPHSPCAERVFQNSEIDDFSSFTRVRHSLKQPRVPPPPSMTSMHRSSYRPTDHPSSSSFVDRETPHHHSSRIEQQIRQTGYDRMYQENIREPGTTVLVEENGVHLDHNEENNGPRCDSQSSLSVSSPPGSPMHPSHDEMDVSGDSPALPPSADGEQTVSSDNEHTESALEAGNLNMTATSSSVSHGEDDEWAIDNHEEMQEQEEYDEDNNYQEIDEVAEGDNENLDLDQEFKHLQSDVQNKAGEMDQVILGFNEGVEVKIPSNDEFEMTSGNSEKATKQVDSPGSIEEMISNGVDRLKADNALLERSASNSSKIINETEKALQDLVLHPVASSIYPHESVEASNSSGVPAQNPVGSLLSLPMPSTSIIPPVLPSASSVATQGEVPVKLQFGLFSGPPLVSSPVPAIQIGSIQMPIHLHTQVGPSLAPMHPSQSPVFQFGQLRYSPPISQSVLPLGPQAMSFAQSPTPASYSLNQNPSGYLLNEGHQNSSQKNLGDGMPSADNQASLAQKIPDPSPGTLNSEQLSALSDSPKKGVLAPLNQTDRSSYGGKKATGESTSQTDHHSNQDGTSKKNYRSIANRESQNQLNTEPQSSRFSSGGKAATVSKAPGNVSGGRGRRFAYSVKNAGSKLSFLGAETLHTDXGGFQGRTRRNNRGTEFRVRENFEMKQTQGTELFYHARQDERPSLYGRTSGISVRNAGKKDVMSNRLTRMMNEPDNLNSGASSSQVVSSESKTDKATGKEVVSKSIASADKYHGPKGTLKTNGTSEEDVDAPLQSGVVRIFKQPGIEAPSDEDNFIEVRSKRQMLNDRREQREKEIKSRCRVQKKVPRKQHSIPQSSAATSNSNKAAASLGGDPADSVRSELVVTEGRGFASIEPSLVFMASTTTQNLPPIGTPSVNVDSETRSNQTVPAPDISTAGANLVSDLLFDSKNVAPDNASLPLGSWDSANLNKVMALTQTHLDEAMKPAQFDSHLASSMVLEPHKPTASIMTQEKPLCSSTFPINSLLAGEKIQFGAVTSPTILPPVSRTISNGLGPPGSCRLDVKIDRNLPAANNDRNMFFDKDKHPNEPCPNLEDPEAEAEAAASAVAVAAITNDEMVGSGMGACSASALDTKSFSSTDITGLATGGVTTNQEVIGRSAGEESLTVALPADLSVDTSLSLWPPLPSPQSSGPTLSHFPGAPPSHFPRFEMSPVSGGHIFAFGSHDESGGTQGQSQRSTTLGSGLVGPWPQCPSGVDSFYGPTAGFAGPFISPGGIPGVQGPPHMVVYNHFAPVGQFGQVGLSFMGATYIPTGKQPDWKHNSTSSTIGDTEGNLNNLNFVSGQCTSHSMPTPLPHLGPGSPLMPMASPLTMFDITPFQSSADIPMQARWSHVPAPPLHSVPPSMPLQLHHVEGGMPLQYNHNLPVEASNGNNKFHEPHSLILDDGTRNIPIQSSTTKKFSGELGLVEQPTSSTSNAQTVRPSYNPASGNNSEVSNLTKTSTRTTITGGSESSSVGETGGRTSGPSSKTQQPALSGQQYLPPIGYADYRSGASQKIGSGGEWHRRTGFQGRNQGSSADKNFGSAKMKQIYVAKPSSGPANPG comes from the exons ATGGCCCATCCCAGCAAGTTTGTCTCTGTTAATCTCAATAAGTCCTACGGTCAGCCTTCCTCCTCTTCCGTCGCCGGCCATGGCCGGCCTCGCTCTGGCAGTGGTGGGATGGTGGTCCTTTCCCGGTCCCGGAGCTCGGCTTCGGTGGGGCAGAAGACCACGCCGAGGCTCGCCGTTCCggcccccctgaaccttccctcCCTGAGGAAGGAGCACGAGCGCTTCGAGCCGTCCTCCTCCGGGACCACTGCCGGCCATGGGAGCTCCGGGCTCAGATCTGCGTCGGGCCCTTCCTCGATGGGGTGGAGCAAGCCGGCCCTTTCACCGGCTTTCCAAGACAAAGAAGTCGGCGCCGGAGGTCAGGGTCAGTCTGGCAGATCAGTGATGATGGGGGATCAGCGGGCCGGCAGCCCTTACATGCCTCCCAGTTCCCGGCCTGCCGGGCAGCCGGTGCCGGTCTCTCCAGCTCTGGGTTTTTCTGAGAAAGCTGTGATCTTGAGAGGCGAGGATTTCCCTTCCCTGCAAGCCACTGCCATGTCGGTTCCAAAACAGAAGGAGGCCTTGAATCAgaagcagaggcagaagcaagtggGCGAGCAACACTTGGAGCGGGGGGCAGAGAGATTCGAATCACAGGTAGCTCTTGAAATGCGCCCCCAGATGAGATCCTCTCGTGCCATTGCTCATACTGTGTTGGATGGTGATGGGGGCTTGAGCCGGCCGGCTGGTGGTTCGGAACATTCTCGGAAGCAAGATAGGTACTTGCCTGGGTTGCTCCCGCTTGTCCGGCTGCAGCACACATCTGATTGGGCTGATGATGAACGTGACACGGGCCTCAGCATTCCCGAAAGAGACAGGGATCGTGGGAATTCGAGGTTGGAGTCGGTTCAGGTCCATGGCCTATATGATGGAAGGGGGCCGCGTGATACCGAACCTGGTGGTGCTTCATCAAGGGAGCTTTTCAGAGGGGATTCTTTCGGGAGGGACGTAGTTCCTTCTAATAAAGAAGGTCGGGATGTTGGCTCATGGAGGACACCACTGCAGCAGAGAGATAGGTTGGGCACCCAGGAATCGGGAGTTGATGGAGATAGAGCCGATGTGAGGCCTTTTAGTACAAGCAGACAAATGGGTAGAGAGACTAATAATGGCCGTTCGCATTTTGGGAATGATTCTCGAGATGGCGGGACTCTGGATTCTTGGTATGCAAGGAAGGATCTGGGCTCAGGCATAAACTCTCAAAATGGGAGAAGTAGTGTAGCAGAAGCTTTCAGTGGAAAGGGTGCGGTGCAGAATACTCGTGGCTGGCAGGGTGATTTTCCCAGCAGCTGGAACAGAGGAAATTCATTTCAGAATAACCTGATTCTTAAGAGCTCGTTCTCTCCTGGGGGTAAAGGGCTTTCTTTGAATGATCCAGTACGGAATCCTGGTAGAGAGAAACGGCTGGCTGTGAACAGCGGGAAGCCATACGTTGATGATGCTGGTTTTGACAGCAGGGATCCATTTTCAGGTGGCATTGGAGATGTAAATGTTAAATTATTCAAGAGGAAGAAAGACACACCAAATCAGGCTGATTTCCACGACCCTGTCAGGGAATCATTCGAAGCGGAGCTGGAGAGGATTCTGAGGATGCAAGAGCAGGAGCGTGAACGTGTAA GACAGCAAGCTAGAGCACTTGAGCTTGCTcggaaggaagaagaggagagagagaggctggccagggaggaggaagaaaggaGGCGGTTGCTTGAAGAAGAGGCAAGGGAGGCTGCTCGGAGGGCAGAGCAAGAGAGGCTGGAGGCTGTGAGAAGGGCAGAGGAGCAAAGGATTGTgagagaagaggaaaagaggagaattcttatggaggaggaaagaaggaaagagGCTGCACGGCAGAAACTCTTGGAATTGGAGGCCAGGATTGCAAGAAGGCGGGCTGAAACTAATGCAAAGGATGATAGACTTCCCTCTGTTGCTGCTGATGAACGCTTGCCTGGCCTGGTGAAGGAGAGAGATGCTCCAAGGGTTGCAGATGTTGGGGACTGGGAGGAAGGTGAGAGAATGGTCGAACGCATTACTAGCTCTGCATCATCTGATTCCTCAAGTATGAACAGATATTTTGATCCAGGTTCTCGGCCTTTCTCATTGAGAGATGGAAATCCTGCATTTACAGATAGAGGAAAACATGCATATCACTGGAATAGTGGAAACAGCTCACCACTTCCTTTTCATAATCAAGAGAATATTTACAGAAGTTCAAAACGAGATGCATTTGGTTCTAGGAGGGGCTTCCCTAAGAAAGAGCTTCATGGTGGTCCTGGGATAATGTCCGTGAGGCCTTCTTCTAAAGGAGGGAATGTTGAACATTCACAGATGCAGGATGATTTCCGCCATGAAAGAGGGCAACAATGGAGCAGTAGCAGAGATGGTGATCATTTCAATAGGAACTCAGATGTTGATGCTGATTTTcttgataatgata ttggtgatgTTGGATGGGGACCTGGTAATTCTCATGGACATCCTCATTCTCCGTGTGCAGAACGAGTGTTTCAGAACTCTGAGATTGATGACTTCTCCTCCTTCACAAGAGTTCGTCATTCCTTGAAACAGCCCCGAGTTCCCCCACCTCCATCTATGACATCAATGCATAGAAGTTCCTACAGACCCACGGATCACCCGAGCTCATCATCATTTGTGGACAGAGAAACACCCCACCATCATTCAAGTAGAATTGAGCAACAAATCAGGCAGACGGGTTATGACAGAATGTATCAGGAAAACATTAGAGAACCTGGGACAACAGTGTTAGTTGAAGAGAATGGTGTCCATTTAGATCACAATGAGGAGAATAATGGCCCAAGATGTGACTCACAATCCTCTCTTTCTGTTTCAAGTCCACCTGGTTCGCCGATGCATCCTTCACATGATGAAATGGATGTTTCTGGGGATTCTCCAGCATTGCCACCATCTGCTGATGGGGAACAGACCGTGTCATCTGACAATGAGCACACTGAATCAGCACTGGAGGCAGGTAATCTTAATATGACGGCAACTTCGAGTTCAGTCTCTCATGGAGAAGATGATGAATGGGCTATTGATAACCACGAAGAAATGCAGGAGCAAGAAGAGTATGATGAAGATAATAATTACCAGGAAATAGATGAAGTTGCTGAAGGGGATAATGAAAACCTTGACCTGGATCAGGAGTTCAAACATTTGCAGTCAGATGTGCAGAATAAAGCTGGGGAGATGGACCAGGTTATTCTAGGTTTCAATGAAGgtgttgaagttaaaattcctagTAATGATGAGTTCGAAATGACTTCCGGGAACAGTGAAAAGGCAACCAAACAGGTGGATTCCCCAGGTTCTATCGAAGAAATGATTAGTAATGGTGTAGATAGATTAAAAGCAGACAATGCTCTTCTGGAGAGGTCTGCAAGCAACTCTTCAAAGATAATAAATGAAACAGAGAAGGCACTGCAAGATTTGGTACTTCATCCAGTAGCATCCTCCATTTATCCTCATGAGAGTGTTGAGGCATCTAATAGCTCCGGAGTGCCAGCTCAAAATCCAGTGGGATCTCTTCTAAGCTTGCCAATGCCATCTACATCCATAATCCCACCGGTCTTGCCCTCAGCATCTAGTGTTGCTACTCAGGGTGAAGTACCTGTTAAACTTCAGTTTGGTCTGTTTTCTGGTCCTCCTTTAGTATCATCACCTGTTCCAGCCATTCAAATTGGTTCTATTCAGATGCCAATCCATCTACATACTCAGGTTGGCCCTTCCCTAGCTCCGATGCACCCTTCACAGTCTCCAGTATTCCAATTTGGACAGCTGAGGTATTCACCACCTATTTCTCAGAGTGTTTTACCCCTTGGTCCTCAGGCTATGTCCTTTGCTCAGTCTCCTACTCCAGCCTCCTATTCTTTGAACCAGAATCCTTCAGGCTATCTACTCAATGAAGGACATCAAAACTCTTCCCAGAAAAACTTAGGGGATGGAATGCCTTCTGCAGATAACCAGGCTAGTCTTGCACAAAAGATTCCTGATCCATCCCCAGGGACCTTAAATTCTGAGCAGCTGAGTGCTTTGTCAGATTCTCCAAAGAAAGGAGTTTTAGCACCGCTGAATCAGACAGATCGGTCGTCCTATGGTGGTAAGAAAGCTACTGGTGAATCAACTTCCCAAACTGACCATCATAGTAATCAAGATGGCACTTCAAAGAAGAATTATAGATCAATTGCTAATAGAGAATCTCAAAATCAGCTAAACACTGAACCACAATCTTCCAGGTTCTCTTCAGGGGGGAAGGCTGCCACTGTGTCAAAGGCTCCTGGAAATGTATCAGGTGGCAGAGGGAGACGATTTGCCTATTCTGTCAAGAATGCTGGGTCAAAATTATCATTTTTGGGAGCAGAAACCTTACACACTG TCGGTGGCTTTCAGGGAAGGACCCGGAGGAACAACAGGGGAACTGAGTTTAGAGTTAGAGAGAATTTTGAGATGAAGCAAACACAGGGCACAGAGTTATTTTACCATGCCAGGCAGGATGAGAGGCCATCTCTTTATGGGAGGACCTCAGGGATTTCTGTAAGGAATGCAGGTAAGAAGGATGTTATGTCCAATAGGTTGACCAGGATGATGAATGAACCAGATAACTTGAACTCAGGTGCTTCCAGTTCACAAGTGGTGAGTTCTGAGAGCAAGACAGATAAGGCCACTGGAAAAGAAGTGGTGTCAAAGAGTATAGCTTCTGCTGACAAGTATCATGGTCCAAAAGGAACTTTGAAAACAAATGGAACTTCTGAGGAGGATGTTGATGCTCCTCTGCAGAGTGGAGTTGTCCGCATTTTCAAGCAGCCAGGCATTGAAGCTCCTAGTGATGAAGATAACTTTATTGAGGTAAGGTCCAAGAGGCAGATGTTGAATGACAGGCGAGAACAGAGGGAAAAAGAAATTAAGTCCAGGTGTAGGGTGCAGAAG AAGGTGCCTCGCAAACAACATTCCATTCCTCAAAGTAGTGCCGCCACATCCAACTCAAATAAAGCAGCAGCCTCTTTGGGTGGAGATCCTGCAGACAGCGTTCGGTCTGAACTTGTTGTCACAGAAGGAAGAGGATTTGCTAGCATTGAGCCATCACTTGTATTTATGGCCAGCACAACAACTCAGAATCTACCACCAATTGGCACTCCTTCAGTGAATGTTGATTCTGAAACAAG GTCTAATCAGACAGTCCCTGCCCCTGACATATCTACTGCTGGGGCAAATCTTGTTTCAGACTTGCTTTTTGATAGCAAGAATGTCGCTCCAGACAATGCTTCATTGCCTTTGGGTTCCTGGGACAGTGCAAACTTAAATAAG GTGATGGCCTTGACTCAGACTCATCTTGATGAAGCTATGAAGCCAGCACAATTTGATTCACATCTGGCTTCTAGCATGGTCCTAGAGCCACATAAACCCACAGCATCTATCATGACTCAAGAAAAACCTCTGTGTTCATCGACATTTCCCATTAACTCCCTCCTTGCAGGGGAGAAAATTCAATTTG GAGCTGTTACATCACCAACTATTCTACCTCCTGTGAGCAGAACTATCTCTAATGGACTTGGGCCTCCAGGTTCATGTAGGTTGGATGTGAAAATTGATCGCAACTTACCTGCAGCTAACAATGATCGCAACATGTTCTTTGATAAAGACAAGCATCCTAACGAACCTTGTCCAAATTTAGAAGATCCTGAGGCTGAAGCTGAAGCAGCTGCTTCTGCAGTTGCTGTGGCTGCTATTACTAATGATGAGATGGTTGGATCTGGGATGGGTGCATGCTCAGCTTCTGCTTTAGACACCAAAAGCTTCAGTAGTACAGATATCACTGGATTAGCTACAGGAG GTGTGACAACCAATCAAGAAGTAATTGGTCGAtcagctggtgaagagtccttgaCTGTTGCTCTGCCAGCAGATCTTTCTGTTGATACTTCACTCTCACTGTGGCCTCCTTTGCCCAGCCCACAAAGTTCTGGACCAACGCTTTCACATTTCCCTGGAGCTCCGCCTTCTCATTTCCCCCGCTTTGAGATGAGCCCAGTGTCAGGGGGGCATATTTTTGCCTTTGGATCCCATGATGAGTCAGGTGGCACCCAGGGACAATCACAAAGAAGTACCACTTTAGGTTCTGGTCTGGTTGGGCCTTGGCCGCAATGCCCTTCTGGTGTGGATTCCTTCTATGGCCCTACAGCCGGGTTTGCTGGTCCTTTCATCAGTCCTGGAGGAATCCCTGGTGTTCAAGGGCCTCCTCATATGGTTGTCTACAACCATTTTGCTCCAGTTGGACAGTTTGGGCAAGTAGGCCTAAGTTTTATGGGTGCTACTTATATTCCTACTGGAAAACAACCCGACTGGAAGCACAACTCAACATCTTCCACAATTGGTGATACTGAGGGCAACctgaataatctaaattttgtttcTGGTCAGTGCACCTCACACAGCATGCCTACTCCTCTTCCGCATCTGGGCCCAGGATCACCTCTCATGCCAATGGCTTCTCCTTTGACCATGTTCGACATCACCCCATTTCAG TCATCTGCCGACATACCAATGCAAGCTCGCTGGTCTCATGTACCTGCTCCACCACTCCACTCTGTTCCACCGTCCATGCCACTGCAGCTGCATCATGTAGAGGGTGGGATGCCTTTGCAGTATAACCATAATTTGCCAGTTGAGGCATCTAATGGAAATAACAAGTTCCATGAGCCTCACTCATTAATACTGGATGATGGCACTAGGAACATTCCAATTCAAAGTTCTACCACCAAAAAATTCTCGGGTGAGTTGGGTCTGGTGGAGCAACCAACTTCCAGTACTTCCAATGCCCAGACTGTTAGGCCTTCATATAACCCTGCAAGTGGTAACAATAGCGAAGTGTCAAATCTGACCAAAACCTCAACAAGAACTACTATTACTGGTGGCAGTGAGAGCAGCAGTGTTGGGGAAACTGGCGGTCGGACTTCAGGCCCTTCATCAAAGACTCAACAGCCAGCATTATCAGGTCAGCAGTACCTTCCTCCAATTGGATATGCTGATTACAGAAGTGGGGCTTCTCAGAAGATAGGCTCTGGGGGCGAATGGCACCGTAGGACTGGATTCCAGGGAAGAAACCAGGGTTCGAGTGCAGACAAGAATTTTGGCTCTGCCAAGATGAAGCAAATATACGTGGCTAAGCCATCTAGTGGACCTGCAAACCCAGGGTAG